Proteins encoded within one genomic window of Camelina sativa cultivar DH55 chromosome 19, Cs, whole genome shotgun sequence:
- the LOC104768169 gene encoding F-box protein At5g42460-like: MAIMMSELSRDLVEEVLIRVPLTSLRAVRLTCKKLNDVSKDRSFIKKHIVEAKKKQVMNEFEMIMVMDYKVYLMNVDLHSNVDPYITLKGTLFSLKDDANHHHHHQVDDIVGFFHCNGLLLCIIRNLNSRLVVWNPYFGETRWIQPRSRYDMLDSYALGYDEKKKYKILRFVDDSYVFREEERICEFELYSFESDSWKVVFDVPPEWKIEFNHRGLSVKGNTYWYATDRRGQDVAFLICFDFTTEKFGPCLPLPFNASPSCEDIVTLSSVGEEQFAVLFQDDDTLRMEIWVTSKVQPTEVSWNKLFLVVDMGPLTGFAFLLGTFFIDQKKNVAMVFDKDYASYSRGSAYIIGNNGYLEKVDFGKAADRSCYPFVSSYVLSTVQIRQLT, encoded by the exons atgGCGATAATGATGTCAGAACTTTCACGGGATTTAGTAGAGGAAGTGCTCATTAGGGTTCCATTGACATCTCTAAGAGCAGTGCGATTGACTTGCAAAAAATTGAACGATGTATCGAAAGAT CGAAG CTTTATAAAGAAGCATATCGTcgaagcaaagaagaagcaagtgATGAATGAGTTTGAGATGATCATGGTGATGGATTATAAGGTTTATCTGATGAACGTCGATCTCCATAGCAATGTCGATCCATATATTACGCTTAAAGGCACGCTTTTTAGCCTGAAGGATGAtgcaaatcatcatcatcatcatcaggtcGATGATATAGTTGGATTCTTTCACTGCAATGGTTTACTCTTATGCATCATCAGAAACCTCAACTCTAGGCTTGTGGTTTGGAATCCTTACTTTGGGGAAACAAGGTGGATCCAACCCAGAAGTAGGTACGACATGCTTGACAGTTACGCTCTTGGTTAtgacgagaagaagaagtacaaaatcttgaggtttgTGGATGATTCTTACGTCTTTAGGGAAGAGGAACGAATATGTGAGTTTGAACTCTATAGTTTTGAGTCTGATTCATGGAAGGTTGTTTTTGATGTCCCTCCTGAGTGGAAAATAGAGTTTAATCACCGTGGCTTGTCTGTTAAGGGTAATACTTACTGGTATGCTACTGACAGAAGAGGACAAGATGTTGCTTTCttgatctgttttgatttcactACAGAGAAATTTGGACCGTGTTTGCCTCTGCCTTTTAATGCTTCTCCTTCTTGCGAAGATATTGTTACCCTCTCTAGTGTTGGGGAAGAGCAGTTTGCGGTCTTGTTTCAGGACGATGATACATTGAGGATGGAGATTTGGGTTACGAGTAAGGTTCAGCCTACAGAGGTCTCGTGGAACAAGTTGTTCTTAGTGGTTGATATGGGACCACTCACTGGTTTCGCATTTCTGTTAGGGACTTTCTTCATTGACCAGAAGAAGAATGTTGCAATGGTTTTTGATAAAGATTATGCGTCTTACTCTCGCGGCAGTGCTTACATCATCGGGAACAATGGATACTTGGAAAAAGTGGATTTTGGCAAAGCAGCAGACCGGAGTTGTTACCCATTTGTCTCTTCTTATGTTCTAAGCACAGTGCAAATTAGGCAGCTAACCTGA